Proteins found in one Larimichthys crocea isolate SSNF chromosome I, L_crocea_2.0, whole genome shotgun sequence genomic segment:
- the LOC104921975 gene encoding N-acylethanolamine-hydrolyzing acid amidase isoform X2 → MMRAVLLLLLGLVASCRAEFAPPTVNISLDEDPEVRWAPLLKVFDVEYLKKAAAEVIDTTVPKWVHQLGKPIVMALEKYMPQPYAGEIRGLASYLGGDLADVVILNFAYEISAFCTSIVAQDKNGHVYHGRNLDYPHSVLRNLTVNVVFHKNGKVAYRGTSFAGYIGLWTGQSPNKFTVSGDQRGKEHWWNWWKNVVSAFLFHRSPVSWLVRETLEEAEDFQDAVMRLSKIPIITGVYYIVGGVKAGEGAVITRDRTGPADIWPLDTLWYRVETNFDHWLPPPARDHRREAANKALNATGQDHINLDTLYKVLSLFPVCNGITVYTTTMSAATPEKYNTLVRPQGCRMS, encoded by the exons ATGATGCgggctgtgctgctgctgctgctcgggcTTGTAGCGTCGTGCCGGGCAGAGTTCGCTCCGCCGACAGTGAATATCAGCCTGGATGAAGATCCAGAGGTGCGGTGGGCGCCTCTACTCAAAGTGTTCGACGTTGAGTACCTGAAGAAAGCCGCTGCGGAGGTCATTGA CACTACAGTTCCTAAATGGGTCCATCAGTTAGGCAAACCCATTGTGATGGCTTTGGAAAAGTACATGCCTCAGCCCTACGCAGGGGAGATCCGTGGCCTGGCTTCATACCTGGGAGGAGACCTCGCCGATGTCGTCATTCTCAACTTTGCCTATGAAATATCTGC ATTTTGCACTAGCATCGTAGCTCAAGACAAAAATGGGCACGTGTACCACGGCAGGAATCTTGATTATCCGCATTCTGTTCTGAGGAATCTGACTGTCAACGTAGTTTTCCACAAGAATGGaaag GTAGCGTATCGTGGAACTTCATTTGCTGGCTACATTGGCCTTTGGACAGGACAGAGTCCGAACAAGTTTACCGTGTCCGGCGACCAGCGAG GAAAGGAGCACTGGTGGAATTGGTGGAAGAATGTGGTGTCTGCCTTCCTCTTCCACAGATCCCCAGTGAGCTGGTTGGTCAGGGAG ACACTGGAAGAAGCAGAAGACTTTCAGGATGCAGTCATGCGCCTTTCCAAAATCCCCATCATCACTGGAGTGTATTACATTGTCGGTGGGGTGAAAGCAGGAGAAGGAGCTGTCATCACCAGAGACCGGACGGGTCCCGCTGATATCTGGCCACTGGACACCTT ATGGTACAGGGTGGAGACGAACTTTGACCACTGGCTTCCCCCTCCAGCCAGAGATCATCGAAG AGAGGCAGCCAACAAAGCACTAAATGCTACCGGTCAAGATCACATCAACCTGGACACGCTTTATAAG gtTTTGTCACTGTTTCCAGTGTGTAACGG AATTACTGTTTACACGACAACAATGAGTGCAGCAACCCCTGAGAAGTACAACACACTTGTCAGGCCGCAG GGCTGCAGAATGAGCTGA
- the LOC104921975 gene encoding N-acylethanolamine-hydrolyzing acid amidase isoform X1 → MMRAVLLLLLGLVASCRAEFAPPTVNISLDEDPEVRWAPLLKVFDVEYLKKAAAEVIDTTVPKWVHQLGKPIVMALEKYMPQPYAGEIRGLASYLGGDLADVVILNFAYEISAFCTSIVAQDKNGHVYHGRNLDYPHSVLRNLTVNVVFHKNGKVAYRGTSFAGYIGLWTGQSPNKFTVSGDQRGKEHWWNWWKNVVSAFLFHRSPVSWLVRETLEEAEDFQDAVMRLSKIPIITGVYYIVGGVKAGEGAVITRDRTGPADIWPLDTLYGGWYRVETNFDHWLPPPARDHRREAANKALNATGQDHINLDTLYKVLSLFPVCNGITVYTTTMSAATPEKYNTLVRPQGCRMS, encoded by the exons ATGATGCgggctgtgctgctgctgctgctcgggcTTGTAGCGTCGTGCCGGGCAGAGTTCGCTCCGCCGACAGTGAATATCAGCCTGGATGAAGATCCAGAGGTGCGGTGGGCGCCTCTACTCAAAGTGTTCGACGTTGAGTACCTGAAGAAAGCCGCTGCGGAGGTCATTGA CACTACAGTTCCTAAATGGGTCCATCAGTTAGGCAAACCCATTGTGATGGCTTTGGAAAAGTACATGCCTCAGCCCTACGCAGGGGAGATCCGTGGCCTGGCTTCATACCTGGGAGGAGACCTCGCCGATGTCGTCATTCTCAACTTTGCCTATGAAATATCTGC ATTTTGCACTAGCATCGTAGCTCAAGACAAAAATGGGCACGTGTACCACGGCAGGAATCTTGATTATCCGCATTCTGTTCTGAGGAATCTGACTGTCAACGTAGTTTTCCACAAGAATGGaaag GTAGCGTATCGTGGAACTTCATTTGCTGGCTACATTGGCCTTTGGACAGGACAGAGTCCGAACAAGTTTACCGTGTCCGGCGACCAGCGAG GAAAGGAGCACTGGTGGAATTGGTGGAAGAATGTGGTGTCTGCCTTCCTCTTCCACAGATCCCCAGTGAGCTGGTTGGTCAGGGAG ACACTGGAAGAAGCAGAAGACTTTCAGGATGCAGTCATGCGCCTTTCCAAAATCCCCATCATCACTGGAGTGTATTACATTGTCGGTGGGGTGAAAGCAGGAGAAGGAGCTGTCATCACCAGAGACCGGACGGGTCCCGCTGATATCTGGCCACTGGACACCTTGTATGGAGG ATGGTACAGGGTGGAGACGAACTTTGACCACTGGCTTCCCCCTCCAGCCAGAGATCATCGAAG AGAGGCAGCCAACAAAGCACTAAATGCTACCGGTCAAGATCACATCAACCTGGACACGCTTTATAAG gtTTTGTCACTGTTTCCAGTGTGTAACGG AATTACTGTTTACACGACAACAATGAGTGCAGCAACCCCTGAGAAGTACAACACACTTGTCAGGCCGCAG GGCTGCAGAATGAGCTGA